The Candidatus Saccharimonadales bacterium region ACGCCACCGCTCGAGGCGGATCAATAATAACGACACAGAGCCCTGGTTTTTTAGGATCTGGACGCGTCTGACGGGTTTTTTATAGCCTGGCGGGTGATCCGGCAGGCCTGAGAACGAGGTACACGCCACTCGCTACCGCAGTTAAAACAGCTGTAGTGATTAATATCAAGTTGCAGCGATGTGTTAGAACAAACCGGACAGCGACTGCGTTTAATCAGCCACTCGCGATAGGTATCCATACAGTTTTCGACGTGGTCGTAGTCGATTAAAATAGCATAATTAGCCGCAATTTTTTGTGCCTCGTCCCAGGCGGCTCGCTCGATTTTTAACAGTTCAAGATCACTTGCGTAATCCGTATGCCCGAGTATGGCGTGGCCGAGCTCATGGAGCAACGACCACATGCCGGATTGGGACCTAAGAGCTGAAACCGGATAATTTATGGTGTTGGTTGAAGGTGACCAGCTGAATT contains the following coding sequences:
- a CDS encoding ImmA/IrrE family metallo-endopeptidase; this translates as MVKRLSNDYAQFNFSAASQFSWSPSTNTINYPVSALRSQSGMWSLLHELGHAILGHTDYASDLELLKIERAAWDEAQKIAANYAILIDYDHVENCMDTYREWLIKRSRCPVCSNTSLQLDINHYSCFNCGSEWRVPRSQACRITRQAIKNPSDASRS